A single region of the Marinobacter nanhaiticus D15-8W genome encodes:
- a CDS encoding Na+/H+ antiporter subunit C → MEIMFALVIGALTASGVYLILRARSFPVVVGLTMLSYAVNLFLFSTGRLATGAAPIIGHVENYTDPLPQALVLTAIVIGFAMTAFVVVLALRAHADAGDDHVDGRIDYEEPKQEETSSEEVK, encoded by the coding sequence ATGGAAATCATGTTTGCACTGGTGATTGGCGCCCTTACGGCGTCGGGGGTTTACCTGATCTTGCGAGCGCGCAGTTTCCCGGTAGTGGTTGGGCTGACGATGCTGTCATACGCTGTCAACCTGTTCCTGTTTTCCACCGGTCGCCTGGCTACCGGCGCCGCGCCGATTATCGGCCACGTGGAGAACTATACCGATCCCCTGCCCCAGGCTCTCGTGCTGACAGCCATCGTGATCGGGTTTGCCATGACGGCCTTTGTAGTCGTTCTCGCGCTTCGTGCACACGCCGACGCCGGCGATGACCACGTCGACGGGCGTATCGACTACGAAGAACCCAAACAGGAAGAAACATCGTCGGAGGAGGTCAAATGA
- a CDS encoding monovalent cation/H+ antiporter subunit D: protein MNHWLAAPILLPLLGGILQIFMSFAPLGLRRVLGLATTTLILVISLGLVLLADDGSYRIYAFGNWAPPFGIVLVLDRLSAIMVFITAFLALFCHIYSIRGTDAVGRHFHALFLFQIMGLNIAFLTGDLFNLFVAFEVLLIASYGLLMHGGGSVRSIPGLHYVVLNLVGSALFLIGVGMLYSVTGTLNMADLALAVRDVDPNDLPLVESGGMILLVVFALKAAILPLCFWLPQAYAAATAPVAALFAVMTKVGIYAIVRVYSLIFGAEGGPVANLGMDWLFPLSLLTIAMGVLGAVGADGLRKLVAWQVIISVGTLMAAISLGTAPATSAALFYLVHTTWITAGLFLVADLIARQRGTAEDRIVTAPRMRSRTLLSILFLLGTTAAAGLPPLSGFFAKVLILESVNTGVSMAWVWGVIIVGSFMTVVAFSRAGSIVFWRNVEGHVKDPGRLTLPVTVSTSVLIGMSLAIVAFAGPITEYTDAAARQLHTPSMYIEILQTPMVGEEVTQ, encoded by the coding sequence ATGAATCACTGGTTGGCCGCCCCCATCCTGTTGCCGTTATTGGGAGGGATCCTCCAGATCTTCATGAGTTTCGCGCCGCTGGGGCTGCGCCGCGTGCTCGGCCTGGCAACCACCACACTGATCCTGGTGATATCCCTCGGCCTGGTCTTGCTAGCCGATGACGGAAGTTACCGCATCTATGCTTTCGGTAACTGGGCACCGCCCTTCGGCATCGTGCTGGTGCTGGATCGTCTGTCGGCGATCATGGTCTTTATCACGGCGTTCCTGGCCCTGTTCTGCCATATCTATTCGATTCGCGGCACCGATGCGGTGGGGCGGCACTTCCATGCGTTGTTCCTGTTCCAGATCATGGGCCTGAACATAGCTTTCCTCACCGGCGACCTCTTCAACCTTTTCGTCGCTTTCGAAGTACTGCTGATCGCGTCCTACGGATTGCTGATGCATGGCGGAGGCTCGGTTCGTTCCATCCCGGGTCTGCACTATGTCGTGCTTAACCTGGTAGGTTCGGCCCTGTTCCTGATCGGTGTAGGCATGCTCTATAGCGTGACCGGAACGCTGAACATGGCCGACCTGGCGCTGGCTGTACGGGATGTCGATCCCAACGACCTGCCGTTGGTTGAATCCGGCGGCATGATTCTATTGGTGGTATTCGCCCTGAAGGCGGCCATCCTGCCCCTGTGTTTCTGGCTGCCACAGGCCTACGCAGCCGCGACCGCACCTGTAGCCGCGCTGTTCGCCGTCATGACCAAGGTCGGCATCTACGCGATAGTCCGGGTCTACTCGCTCATCTTCGGAGCCGAGGGCGGGCCGGTGGCCAACCTGGGCATGGACTGGCTATTCCCACTAAGCCTGCTGACGATCGCCATGGGCGTGCTTGGTGCGGTGGGGGCCGACGGCCTGCGTAAACTGGTCGCCTGGCAGGTCATCATTTCCGTCGGCACCCTGATGGCGGCCATCAGCCTGGGAACGGCCCCAGCCACGTCCGCTGCGCTGTTCTACCTTGTGCATACCACCTGGATAACCGCTGGCCTGTTCCTGGTGGCCGACCTTATCGCCCGCCAGCGGGGAACGGCCGAAGACCGGATCGTGACCGCTCCACGCATGCGCAGCCGGACACTGCTGAGCATCCTGTTCCTGCTGGGAACCACCGCGGCTGCGGGGCTTCCTCCGCTCAGCGGTTTCTTCGCCAAGGTCCTGATCCTGGAATCGGTTAACACCGGCGTATCCATGGCCTGGGTATGGGGCGTCATTATCGTGGGTAGCTTCATGACAGTCGTAGCCTTCAGCCGTGCGGGCAGCATCGTGTTCTGGCGTAACGTTGAAGGCCACGTCAAGGATCCGGGCCGGTTGACGCTACCGGTGACCGTGTCGACGTCGGTACTGATCGGCATGAGTCTGGCAATCGTTGCCTTTGCCGGACCGATCACCGAGTACACCGACGCAGCCGCCCGCCAACTGCACACGCCGTCCATGTATATCGAAATCCTGCAGACCCCCATGGTCGGTGAGGAGGTTACCCAATGA